A single region of the Mycobacterium lentiflavum genome encodes:
- a CDS encoding PH domain-containing protein, protein MSYPDNALAAGEQVVIHRHPHWKRLIWPVVIFILVTGLAAFGSGYVNSTHWEQMAKNIVHGVIWGIWLVIVGWLTLWPFLTWLTTHFVVTNRRVMYRHGLLTRNGIDIPLARINSVEFRDKIWERPFRTGTLIIESASQDPLEFYNIPRLREVHALLYHEVFDTLGSEESPS, encoded by the coding sequence ATGAGCTATCCCGATAACGCCCTGGCCGCCGGCGAACAGGTTGTCATTCATCGCCATCCGCACTGGAAGCGATTGATCTGGCCGGTGGTGATCTTCATCCTGGTGACCGGGCTGGCGGCGTTCGGGTCGGGCTACGTCAACTCAACGCACTGGGAGCAGATGGCCAAGAACATCGTCCACGGCGTCATCTGGGGGATCTGGTTGGTGATCGTCGGCTGGCTGACGCTGTGGCCCTTCTTGACTTGGCTCACCACACATTTCGTCGTCACCAATCGCCGGGTGATGTATCGGCACGGATTGCTGACCCGCAACGGGATCGATATCCCGCTGGCGCGGATTAACAGCGTGGAATTCCGGGACAAGATTTGGGAGCGACCGTTTCGCACCGGGACGCTGATTATCGAGTCGGCGTCACAGGATCCGTTGGAGTTCTACAACATTCCGCGGCTGCGCGAGGTACACGCGCTGCTGTATCACGAAGTCTTCGACACCCTGGGTTCCGAGGAGTCACCGAGCTGA
- a CDS encoding GtrA family protein, whose protein sequence is MSFADATIARLPQAFQPYAQRHHEFIKFAIVGGTTFIIDSAIFYTLKLTILDTKPVTAKVIAGIVAVIASYVLNREWSFRDRGGRERHHEALLFFAFSGVGVLLSMAPLWISSYVLQLREPMVSLTVENIADFISAYIIGNLLQMAFRFWAFRRWVFPDEFARNPDKALESALTAGGIAEMLEDEIEDGNVTLLRSWRNRRNRINQLGDSSEPRVSKTS, encoded by the coding sequence GTGTCCTTTGCCGATGCCACAATCGCGCGCTTGCCCCAGGCCTTTCAGCCCTATGCACAGCGCCATCATGAATTCATCAAATTTGCCATCGTCGGGGGCACCACCTTCATCATCGACTCGGCAATTTTCTACACGCTCAAGCTGACGATTCTCGACACCAAGCCGGTGACGGCGAAGGTGATCGCGGGCATCGTCGCGGTCATCGCGTCCTACGTGCTGAACCGGGAGTGGAGCTTCCGCGACCGAGGCGGCCGCGAGCGTCATCACGAGGCGCTGCTGTTCTTCGCGTTCAGCGGCGTGGGGGTGCTGCTGAGCATGGCGCCGCTGTGGATTTCCAGCTACGTCCTGCAGCTACGGGAACCGATGGTGTCGCTGACCGTGGAGAACATCGCGGACTTCATCTCGGCCTACATCATCGGCAACCTGCTGCAGATGGCGTTCCGCTTCTGGGCGTTCCGGCGCTGGGTGTTCCCCGACGAGTTCGCGCGCAACCCCGACAAGGCGCTGGAATCGGCCCTCACCGCGGGCGGCATCGCCGAAATGCTCGAGGACGAGATCGAGGACGGCAACGTCACGCTGCTGCGCTCCTGGCGCAACCGGCGTAACCGGATCAATCAGCTCGGTGACTCCTCGGAACCCAGGGTGTCGAAGACTTCGTGA